The proteins below come from a single Aphanothece sacrum FPU1 genomic window:
- a CDS encoding YlxR family protein yields MKPNYRRCLSCRCLAPKEAFWRIVRVSPSRQVQLDQGMGRSAYVCPQKSCLRTATQKNRLGKILKAPVPDSIYESLWERLEHFSTQGQSHEKTP; encoded by the coding sequence ATGAAACCGAATTACCGCCGTTGTTTGAGTTGTCGTTGCCTAGCCCCTAAAGAGGCATTTTGGCGCATTGTGCGAGTCTCTCCCTCCCGACAGGTACAATTAGATCAGGGAATGGGAAGATCGGCTTATGTGTGTCCTCAAAAAAGTTGCTTACGCACGGCCACTCAAAAAAATCGGCTCGGAAAAATTCTCAAAGCCCCTGTACCTGATAGTATCTATGAAAGTCTCTGGGAGCGTTTAGAACATTTCAGCACCCAGGGCCAGTCTCATGAGAAAACTCCTTAA